From Acidianus brierleyi:
TTTTTCCTTCTTTTGAAACTACCTTAGAATTTAATCTTAAATCTATATTTTCGGATAGTATTTTTAGAAATAAAGGTTTATTTATTATATATCCTAATTTTTCTTTTTTTCTTATATCGTATAATAACTTGTTATCTAAATAAATCTTAAACCCCTTAATTTCACTTATAATACTTTCCTTTGGAACATGTATAATTTTTTCAATATCAGAAAGAACTCCCCAAGCACATGGTTTTAAACCTAAAGATCCTAGACCTTCATAGACTGTCGCATCAATTCTAGTACCCTTTAAAAATAGGGCTAGAGAAATGCCTGCTGGGCCTCCACCTACTATTGCAAGCTTCATTTCCTAATCACTCTTTAAAATAAAGATAGGCTATTATTCCTAAGGCAACAAATCCTGAATATATTATTATAAGCTCGTAGAAGTTATGGAAAAATCTTCCTACTATTGCTCCTATTATTACAACTATTAGAAAAGCTACATATCCATTAGCGAACTTTAATACGTTCTTTTGGAAGAACTTTCCTAAGAATAATCTTGCAACGAAATAAAAGCTTACAAAGAAAGGTATAGATTCTACTAATGCTACGCCGGCATAAGCTCTAGGTTTAAGAGGAAGAGTTAAGAAGACTGCCATTGCTAAACCAAAGGCAAAAATTCCCGTAAAATATAAGGCTATTATAGCATTATTTGAGTTTTCCCAAGGTCTATATTGAGCAAACAAGTAAATTACTATAGCAAGACCTACTATTGATGCTCCCAAATAACCATAAAAAGAGTGAAGAAAAGCCGGAATAGTTGGCAACAGTATAAGTAAAATTGAAATTCCTGCTGTTTCGGACTGTTTCATTTTTTGCTCTTGCTTATTAGTTAACAAAAATAAAAATAACTAATGGTAATATATCTTGTGAAGTACAAGCAACCAATACTTTTAATTCATGGTGGAGCTGGAAGTTGGGAAACAAAGGATGCTAACATAGTAAATAGAGAAATTGAAAAAGCGTTAGATTATGGTTATGATCAATTCTCTACTGGAAGTTCTATTGAGGCAGTAGTTGAAAGTATATCGTATATGGAGGATTCTGGATACTTTGACGCTGGTAAAGGGAGCTATAAAAACGCAAAAGGAGAAATAGAAATGGATGCGGGTATTATGCATGGAAATAATTATAGTGTTGGTGCTGTAGCTGCGGTAAAGGTAAAGAATCCAATAAAAGAAGCATTAAAGGTCATGTTAGATGGTAGACATGTTCTTATGACTGGTAAAGTCGAAGAGGTAATTCCTTCAGAAAAGGCAATTCACTACGGTGATACCGTAGGCGCAGTAGCATTAGATAAAGATGGAAATATAGTAGCTGGAACTAGCACTGGAGGTATCAACGGCAAACTTCCAGGGAGAATAGGGGATTCACCAATTCCTGGTGCAGGATATTACGCTACAAATAACGTTGCGGTTTCAAGCACTGGTATTGGGGAAATAATACTCAAAATACTCCCTGCTAAAGAAGTAGATATGTTAGTTTCGATGGGATTTCCTATATGCGATGTTGTAAAAAGTGTTATAGATAAAATAACATCGATATTTGGGAAAAATAATATTGGCATGATAGCTATAGATAAAAGAGGATTCGCTACAGCATACTATAACACCAGAGGAATGCCTCGCGGAATCAAAAATCCAGAGGGGAAGAAAATATTGATGTTTGAAGGTGAAATATAATGAAAATACTTGTAATGAGTAATATAAGATTCCCAGAGCCTCATATTGAAAGCACCTTGTCAACCATAATAAAGAAAGAAGAACCTGAGGCAATAGTATTAGATGGAGATACTACACAATGTTATTGGGATTACGAATGTCCAAGAGTAATTGACGTTCTATATGTTATAAGAAGCATAGCACCTTGGGCTCAAATAGTTTATATCCAAGGAGATATGGATCCCCACGCAATAAAATGCATAATGGCGGAACCAAGATATAGAGAAGAAATTATAGGAACTACGATGTATATAGCTGACGTATCTTCAGTAAAATATTACATAATTCATGGACATCAAGGTGATGTCGATCAATTAAGGAAAGACGTAGGAGCTGGACCATGGGATTGGATAGTTACTGGACAATACAAAAAACTTGAAATAGACAAATTAGCTAGAGTAATATACACTGGAGGTATTACAAGAGAGTTTCCTCCAGAAAGTAGAGGCTACCTAGTAATCACCGATTCTAATCATTACATTAGAACGTTAAGTTAAACCAAAGTTTTATAGCGTATTCCTGTTTAGAAAGGTCAACGTTTTTAATTTAATTTCATTTTATCCTTTATGGAAACAGACTTTAGACCAATAATAGTCTTATTTTCTGCTAAAAATGAAGAAACTACTGAACTATTCAGAAAAGTATTAAGAGAAGCGAAAGTTTTAGGAGGTAAAAAATTGATAATTCATGTGATAGAAGATGTAAATTATTGGGATTTCTTTTCAAACTCTAGAGAGGCAATTTTAGATAATCTTGATTTGGGAATTGAAATATATACGTGGAAAACAACAGATACGGAAAATATGATCAAGAAAATAGAAGAAATAAATAACCCTAAAGGAATTGTAACTTTTTGCAGTGACGATTATAAATATATGATGAGAAAAATAATAGATAATCTTCCCACATCACTTAAGGCTAATATAATAAAAGACTACTGTAAGTAATTTTTTAATGTTTAAAAGAAAAGGAAAGGCGAAATAACTTGAAAGAACTAAACTACGATATTCTAATTATAGGTGGAGGTTTTGGAGGAGCCACTACAGCGTGGCATCTTGCAAACAAGGGTCTAAAAATTCTCCTTATAGATAGTAAACCTTGGAATAGAATAGGAGATAAACCTTGTGGTGATGCTGTAAGCAAAGAGCATTTTGATAATTTAGGTATGCCTTATCCTGAAGGAGAACAACTAGAGCAAAAGATAGAAGGAATAAAAATTTACAGTCCAGATAACGAAACATCATGGAAAGTTGAAGGAGAAGGTTTCGAAATAAATGCTCCGGCATATACTCAAAGGCTACTTAAAGAAGCCCAAAACAGAGGAGTAGAAGTATTAGATTTGACAACAGCAATGAAACCAATATTCGAAGATGGATACGTTAAAGGAGCAGTTCTTTTTGATAGAAGAAGCAATCAACAATTAGAAGTAAGAACAAAACTTGTTATTGAAGCAACTGGTTATTCTATGAGTTTTAGAAGTAAATTACCTAAAGAATTACCAATTACAGAAGAGTTGGATGAAAAAGATTCAGATATAGCATATAGAGAGGTAGGATTTACAAAAGATGATATAGAGGATGCTGGATATTTAAAAATATTTATAAATCAGAAAGCATCACCAGGAGGATACTGGTGGTATTTCCCAAAAGGAAAGAATAAGGTTAATGTGGGCTTAGGTATACAAGGAGGAATGGGGTATCCTAGTATTTATACTTTTTATCAAAAATTCTTAAATGATTATGCTCCAGATTTAGAAAAGGAAAAATTAATTGTAAAAGGTGGAGCATTAGTCCCTACTAGGAGACCCTTACCGACACTAGCATGGAATGGAATAATTGTTGTAGGAGATTCCGCATATACTGCAAATCCAGTTCATGGAGGTGGAAAAGGTTCAGCTATGATATCTGGATTCTGCGCCGCCAAATCAGCATTAAACGCTTTTGAAACAGGTGATTTTTCAGCAAACTCCTTATGGGGAACTAATTTATGCTATATAGAAAGATATGGAGCTAAACAAGCAAGTTTAGAGTTGTTCAGAAGATTTCTCCAAAAATTATCTGATGATGAAATAAATTATGGAATGAAAAGGAGGGTTATTAGAGAAGAAGATCTACTTGAGACTAGTCTTAAAGGAGATTTCCAATTATCCGTAGTAAATAAAGCAATGAGAGTAATATCAGCATTAGGTAAACCATCACTTCTCTTTAAATTAAAAACTGTTGCAGAATACATGAAAAAGATAAAAGAAATATATAACGAATATCCATCTTCACCAGAAGATCTAAATAAGTGGAAAGCCAGAGTTAACGATACTCTACTAAATTTTGATCAAGCTATAAAATAAAATGAATATTAACAATAACAGATATGGAGATATTATTGGTATCCAGAATGTCCTAAGAGTATAACTTCCAACTTTTTCCAGTCCTTCGACCATCGAAGATATTATTTTACCTATAACTTTAGTTCTTATTTTCATTATTTTTTGTTCTGATTTAACTTCCTTCATGTTTTCTATAGCCTTGATCCCTAATTCTCTGGAAATGTTTATTAGATTTACACAAGGCTGTGAAGGAACATAAAGGCTATATAATGAAGTACCCGTACAAGTATGGTCATCAGGTGTTACTAAAATTACTCTATCCGCCAAATCTTTTAGCTTATCCTTTAATTGTTCACCAAGTTCAACTGATGCATTATTACCAAAAACATATATAATCAATATTTTCTTTTCTCCATCGCCTATAGCCATAACTTTTACCTTATTACAACATATTCCTTCACACTTCTCGCTTAAAGTGCCCTCAGCATAACCAAAGTATAGAGGTTTTTTAAAGCCTGTTTTTTTCTCTCTTATAAATTCCCTAATTGTAGAGATTTCTTCTCTAGAAAATTCCTCTTTTAAGTTTTCATTATGACAATCGATCAAGAAATTATTATTTTCGACCATATCTTTCCACAGGGAAGTTGGCATATCATCTATTCCTTTCCCTGGCCTTTCTACGAATGTTAAAGAAGATTTATCAAAAACAAGAGTAGT
This genomic window contains:
- a CDS encoding isoaspartyl peptidase/L-asparaginase, with protein sequence MKYKQPILLIHGGAGSWETKDANIVNREIEKALDYGYDQFSTGSSIEAVVESISYMEDSGYFDAGKGSYKNAKGEIEMDAGIMHGNNYSVGAVAAVKVKNPIKEALKVMLDGRHVLMTGKVEEVIPSEKAIHYGDTVGAVALDKDGNIVAGTSTGGINGKLPGRIGDSPIPGAGYYATNNVAVSSTGIGEIILKILPAKEVDMLVSMGFPICDVVKSVIDKITSIFGKNNIGMIAIDKRGFATAYYNTRGMPRGIKNPEGKKILMFEGEI
- a CDS encoding phosphoesterase; the protein is MKILVMSNIRFPEPHIESTLSTIIKKEEPEAIVLDGDTTQCYWDYECPRVIDVLYVIRSIAPWAQIVYIQGDMDPHAIKCIMAEPRYREEIIGTTMYIADVSSVKYYIIHGHQGDVDQLRKDVGAGPWDWIVTGQYKKLEIDKLARVIYTGGITREFPPESRGYLVITDSNHYIRTLS
- a CDS encoding DUF5751 family protein; its protein translation is METDFRPIIVLFSAKNEETTELFRKVLREAKVLGGKKLIIHVIEDVNYWDFFSNSREAILDNLDLGIEIYTWKTTDTENMIKKIEEINNPKGIVTFCSDDYKYMMRKIIDNLPTSLKANIIKDYCK
- a CDS encoding digeranylgeranylglycerophospholipid reductase; amino-acid sequence: MKELNYDILIIGGGFGGATTAWHLANKGLKILLIDSKPWNRIGDKPCGDAVSKEHFDNLGMPYPEGEQLEQKIEGIKIYSPDNETSWKVEGEGFEINAPAYTQRLLKEAQNRGVEVLDLTTAMKPIFEDGYVKGAVLFDRRSNQQLEVRTKLVIEATGYSMSFRSKLPKELPITEELDEKDSDIAYREVGFTKDDIEDAGYLKIFINQKASPGGYWWYFPKGKNKVNVGLGIQGGMGYPSIYTFYQKFLNDYAPDLEKEKLIVKGGALVPTRRPLPTLAWNGIIVVGDSAYTANPVHGGGKGSAMISGFCAAKSALNAFETGDFSANSLWGTNLCYIERYGAKQASLELFRRFLQKLSDDEINYGMKRRVIREEDLLETSLKGDFQLSVVNKAMRVISALGKPSLLFKLKTVAEYMKKIKEIYNEYPSSPEDLNKWKARVNDTLLNFDQAIK